In candidate division KSB1 bacterium, the genomic stretch CGGCGAGAGCTTCGATATCGCCAAGGTCAACCGTCGTCGGTGGCTCCCCATCGCGCAAAAAATCGCGAACCGCCGCAATCCAAACCTCCAGCTCCGCCATCGTCTTGCCTTGCACGGCCTCCGTCAGCATCGACGCCGACGCCGTCGAGATCGCGCAACCCTTGCCGTCAAAGGAAATCTCAACCAGCCGGTCGCCGTCGAACCGCAGGTCCAACACCAATTCGTCACCGCAAAGCGGATTCAGGCCTTCCGCGCTGACTGTCGGATCCGTCAACCGCCCCCGATACCGCGGCAGCCGATAGTGATC encodes the following:
- a CDS encoding SUF system NifU family Fe-S cluster assembly protein, coding for MPDLYSDILLDHYRLPRYRGRLTDPTVSAEGLNPLCGDELVLDLRFDGDRLVEISFDGKGCAISTASASMLTEAVQGKTMAELEVWIAAVRDFLRDGEPPTTVDLGDIEALAGVSKLPVRVKCASLPWTTLETCLADYRAK